One Chryseobacterium indoltheticum DNA segment encodes these proteins:
- a CDS encoding protein-L-isoaspartate(D-aspartate) O-methyltransferase: MHDSFVHKGKRKNLVEYLRHKIGISDENVLSAINEVPRHLFIESIFEDFAYEDRAFPILAHQTISHPSTVAEQSELLQVKAGEKVLEIGTGCGYQTAVLLAMKALVYTVERQKDLFDFSKKKLREMHLYPKFQSFGDGFAGLPTFAPFDKIIVTCGASVLPTELLKQLKVGGKMVIPLGPTDQQVLYRFTKISPTEIEKEEFGAYKFVPMLNNTNQ; encoded by the coding sequence ATGCACGATTCGTTTGTACATAAAGGGAAAAGGAAAAATTTGGTTGAATATCTCAGACACAAGATTGGGATATCGGATGAAAATGTACTTTCTGCAATAAATGAAGTACCGAGACATCTTTTTATTGAAAGCATTTTTGAAGATTTTGCGTATGAAGACCGTGCTTTTCCGATATTGGCGCATCAGACGATTTCTCATCCTTCAACGGTGGCAGAGCAGTCTGAACTTTTGCAAGTGAAGGCAGGAGAAAAAGTGCTTGAAATAGGAACGGGTTGTGGTTACCAAACTGCAGTTTTATTGGCAATGAAAGCTTTAGTTTATACCGTTGAAAGACAAAAAGACCTTTTTGATTTTTCTAAAAAGAAGCTGCGTGAAATGCATCTTTATCCAAAGTTTCAAAGCTTTGGAGATGGCTTTGCCGGACTTCCTACTTTTGCGCCGTTTGATAAAATTATAGTGACTTGCGGAGCATCTGTTTTACCGACAGAATTATTAAAACAACTAAAAGTGGGTGGGAAAATGGTTATTCCTTTGGGTCCGACCGACCAACAGGTTTTATACCGATTCACTAAAATTTCTCCTACAGAAATTGAAAAGGAAGAATTCGGAGCTTACAAATTTGTTCCG